In one Bacillus sp. PK3_68 genomic region, the following are encoded:
- a CDS encoding Nif3-like dinuclear metal center hexameric protein — translation MKTVKDVLHALDEMTGGRVVKSLSDITRGEHPFVVMKSSNLPGKEVIETPGLVYGDLEREVKKVAVTMTMTEGSIELAGATGVDAIVAHHPIAEAANSGGVTLKNYLDLYNVAAFELHEAFHGLHPGISFLHGHEVYRTEINYGGIHGNVLFVGKAFPEVQTLGDMLNRLDNFMGLQHEEDLLFTEKEVRDTPSLTETSVVTRGRIILGDEHTSVNNILHIFPHTGFSPEHLRQAAKEHPEADTILASISRVYDGHVLIEMAKELGLNFIIGNCHVLEILENGLPLAYALDQLLPDVEIVVFRERVTSTALHEMGTLPMKQYAKQMAGKYLVNKKSVQLS, via the coding sequence ATGAAAACAGTAAAAGACGTATTGCATGCTTTGGATGAGATGACTGGAGGGAGAGTAGTAAAGTCATTATCAGACATTACGAGGGGAGAGCATCCTTTTGTTGTCATGAAATCTTCTAATCTCCCAGGGAAAGAAGTAATTGAGACACCAGGCCTTGTCTACGGTGATTTAGAAAGAGAAGTAAAAAAGGTTGCTGTAACCATGACAATGACAGAAGGAAGCATTGAACTGGCTGGAGCTACTGGAGTAGATGCGATTGTTGCTCATCATCCCATAGCAGAAGCGGCCAACTCAGGTGGGGTTACATTAAAAAATTATTTGGATCTCTACAATGTGGCTGCATTCGAATTGCACGAAGCTTTTCACGGGCTCCATCCAGGCATCTCTTTTCTGCATGGACATGAAGTTTATCGGACCGAAATCAATTATGGGGGCATTCATGGAAACGTCTTATTTGTAGGAAAGGCTTTTCCTGAAGTACAGACACTCGGTGATATGCTAAATCGACTAGATAATTTTATGGGTTTGCAGCATGAAGAGGATCTTTTATTCACAGAAAAAGAAGTACGCGATACTCCCTCATTGACTGAAACGAGTGTCGTTACGCGAGGAAGGATTATATTGGGGGATGAACATACGTCGGTAAACAATATTTTGCATATTTTTCCCCACACAGGGTTTTCTCCTGAACATTTGCGGCAAGCAGCAAAAGAACACCCTGAAGCAGATACAATTCTCGCTTCCATCAGCCGGGTTTATGATGGCCACGTACTGATTGAGATGGCAAAGGAACTCGGACTGAATTTTATCATTGGGAATTGCCACGTATTAGAAATACTTGAAAATGGCCTGCCGTTAGCTTATGCCTTAGATCAACTGCTGCCGGATGTAGAAATAGTCGTTTTTCGGGAGCGAGTAACGAGTACTGCCTTGCATGAAATGGGCACTCTGCCAATGAAACAATACGCAAAACAAATGGCCGGCAAGTATCTTGTAAATAAAAAATCGGTGCAATTATCTTAG
- a CDS encoding biotin-dependent carboxyltransferase family protein, producing MSLKVIKGGLLASLQDLGRFGFQKHGVVVGGAMDPLSLRLSNLLVSNQEGDAAIEITMTGTSLQFEKEALIAITGGNLSPQINGKTVPMWRPVMVKEGALLEFKSCQSGCRAYLAIAGGFRISKVMNSKSTYLRGAIGGYKGRALRAGDRLIFEHSLACPPLSNHTDTFPFAAAGWRIAAAPFTNGDHVAIVRVMKGPEFDQFSDNSRKQFFNKEFVVTPQSDRMGYRLAGPTLALDEPFDMLSESVTNGTIQVPENGQPIMLLADRQTTGGYPRIAQIASIDLPVVAQLIPGKRLRFQEITLKEAEQLYIKRENEIRQLQIGLALKLHRGEDK from the coding sequence ATGAGCTTGAAAGTGATTAAAGGCGGCCTGCTCGCCAGCCTCCAAGATCTGGGAAGATTCGGCTTTCAAAAGCACGGCGTTGTCGTTGGCGGAGCAATGGATCCCCTTTCCCTCCGTCTATCTAATCTATTAGTCAGCAACCAAGAAGGCGACGCTGCTATTGAAATAACGATGACGGGAACTTCACTGCAATTTGAAAAAGAAGCACTAATAGCTATTACTGGAGGAAACTTATCTCCTCAAATAAACGGAAAGACAGTACCAATGTGGCGGCCGGTTATGGTTAAAGAAGGAGCGCTACTCGAGTTTAAATCTTGTCAGTCCGGCTGTCGAGCCTATCTAGCTATTGCCGGAGGCTTCCGTATTTCAAAAGTTATGAACAGCAAAAGCACCTATCTGCGCGGAGCTATCGGTGGATATAAAGGGCGCGCACTCCGAGCGGGTGACCGACTTATATTTGAACATTCTCTTGCCTGCCCTCCGCTTTCTAACCATACGGATACTTTTCCATTTGCAGCAGCTGGTTGGCGGATTGCTGCAGCTCCCTTCACAAATGGAGATCACGTCGCTATCGTGAGGGTAATGAAAGGACCGGAGTTTGATCAATTTTCAGACAACAGCCGAAAGCAGTTTTTTAACAAGGAATTTGTCGTTACACCACAGTCTGATCGGATGGGGTATCGATTGGCCGGCCCGACTCTCGCACTTGATGAACCGTTTGACATGCTTTCAGAATCAGTCACAAACGGAACGATTCAAGTGCCCGAAAATGGTCAGCCCATTATGCTGCTCGCGGATAGACAAACAACAGGTGGCTATCCACGTATTGCTCAAATAGCTTCTATCGATTTGCCGGTTGTTGCTCAACTAATCCCCGGCAAAAGGCTTCGCTTCCAAGAGATCACATTAAAGGAAGCCGAACAGTTATACATCAAACGAGAAAATGAGATTCGTCAGCTACAGATAGGACTAGCATTAAAATTGCATAGAGGAGAAGACAAATGA
- a CDS encoding PucR family transcriptional regulator, with translation MKNEIKLSVQEILELDHFRQANMVAGRNGRHRAVKWVHVMEVSDVSNLLNGDELILSTGVGWKAGKETLMLLVQQLIDCRAAGLCIELGKYMDEIPEEILELADRHDFPIVVFQEEVRFVDITESVHTLIVKKQYQMIADLEDYSRRINEVLLETEPREKVLRLMHKQIRLPVIYLPREGKPEIVSNKTKREERELFEAVSRNKLGTGYHHARQPIHIWSQSFAELIIVSEKEEMTEFETLILDRTATALAQVILRELWTEERRKAKEADWIQKWLNGEHTEEQVNRFLKEIEPGLKPKRAVVFLLQANKLDTESSSMTYLKMLLQSIFQEQGFFLLSTVSKNEVIFILLDKRKEDTCKQRIQMGIDHIKKSDYIINYSSVPVKISAGTIVDKLTQVKRSYEKAKIAAAIKEKISHRIPGYFYEDLHIYRLIYAVQEQGMLHEFVADYLRPVLAYESFQQAKLMNTLKIYLECNGSKKETAERLYIVRQTLYHRLEKLYELLGEDFMEPPKRQAIEFAVAAYEYLETVNQEA, from the coding sequence GTGAAGAATGAGATTAAATTATCAGTCCAAGAGATTTTGGAGCTGGACCATTTTCGACAGGCAAATATGGTAGCTGGAAGAAATGGCCGGCATCGGGCAGTGAAATGGGTTCACGTCATGGAAGTTTCCGATGTCAGCAACCTTCTTAATGGGGATGAATTGATTCTTTCTACAGGCGTAGGGTGGAAGGCAGGGAAAGAAACGCTGATGCTGCTCGTACAGCAGCTAATTGATTGCCGGGCAGCAGGGCTTTGCATAGAATTGGGGAAATATATGGATGAAATTCCTGAAGAAATTCTCGAGCTTGCAGACCGTCATGACTTTCCCATTGTTGTCTTTCAGGAAGAGGTGCGGTTCGTCGATATTACAGAGAGTGTCCATACACTTATTGTAAAGAAGCAATATCAAATGATTGCAGATTTAGAAGACTATTCTCGCCGAATAAATGAAGTGCTGCTGGAAACAGAGCCAAGAGAGAAAGTGCTTAGGCTAATGCATAAACAAATTCGACTGCCTGTCATTTATCTTCCAAGAGAAGGGAAACCGGAGATTGTGTCTAATAAGACAAAAAGAGAGGAGCGCGAGCTTTTTGAAGCAGTGAGCCGAAATAAATTAGGCACAGGCTATCACCATGCACGCCAGCCTATTCATATATGGAGCCAAAGCTTCGCAGAATTGATCATCGTTTCTGAAAAAGAAGAAATGACCGAGTTTGAAACACTTATTCTAGATCGTACAGCTACCGCTCTTGCCCAAGTTATTTTGCGCGAGTTATGGACCGAGGAGCGCAGGAAGGCAAAGGAAGCTGACTGGATTCAGAAATGGTTGAACGGAGAGCACACTGAAGAGCAGGTTAATCGGTTTTTGAAAGAGATTGAGCCGGGATTAAAACCGAAAAGAGCAGTGGTCTTTTTGCTTCAGGCAAATAAGCTTGATACGGAAAGTTCGAGCATGACGTATTTAAAGATGCTGCTGCAGTCTATTTTTCAAGAGCAAGGTTTCTTTCTGCTATCGACAGTCTCTAAAAACGAAGTAATTTTTATCCTGCTCGATAAAAGAAAAGAAGATACATGTAAACAACGAATACAGATGGGCATCGATCATATCAAAAAATCAGATTATATTATAAACTACTCATCTGTACCCGTGAAAATCAGTGCCGGAACGATCGTTGATAAATTGACGCAGGTAAAACGCAGCTATGAAAAAGCAAAAATAGCAGCTGCTATAAAGGAAAAAATTTCTCATAGAATACCTGGTTATTTTTATGAAGATTTACATATATATAGATTGATTTATGCAGTCCAAGAACAGGGAATGCTTCATGAATTTGTGGCGGATTATCTCAGGCCGGTTCTTGCGTACGAAAGCTTTCAGCAAGCCAAATTGATGAACACGCTAAAAATCTACCTGGAGTGCAACGGCTCGAAAAAAGAAACAGCAGAACGGCTGTATATTGTTAGACAAACACTTTATCACCGGCTGGAAAAGTTATATGAGCTGCTCGGAGAGGACTTTATGGAACCGCCAAAACGCCAGGCGATTGAGTTTGCTGTTGCTGCCTATGAATATCTTGAAACAGTCAATCAAGAAGCTTGA
- the pxpB gene encoding 5-oxoprolinase subunit PxpB, giving the protein MSYPEFSNQENIMIKPLGDTAMTVQFGADITPDLHQKVKALSSKLNNHSFPGFIEYIPAFASVTIFYDPLVVYQAFGGSPSQAVYSILADMVSHLQKEDAPTQQIREIPVCYGGTLGPDLQYVADYHQLSVDEVISIHSSVEYLVYMIGFAPGFPYLGGLSKKIATPRRSSPRVSIPAGSVGIAGSQTGVYPLETPGGWQLIGRTFLPLFTPNSEPPTFLQAGDIVKFIPISEKEYMLRRRFYELESD; this is encoded by the coding sequence ATGAGCTATCCGGAATTTTCAAACCAAGAAAATATAATGATAAAGCCACTTGGCGATACAGCTATGACCGTTCAGTTTGGAGCTGATATTACACCTGACTTGCATCAAAAGGTAAAAGCGCTCTCTTCTAAATTGAACAATCATTCATTCCCAGGGTTTATTGAATATATTCCTGCTTTTGCAAGTGTCACCATTTTCTACGATCCTCTTGTCGTTTACCAAGCTTTTGGCGGCTCTCCTTCTCAAGCTGTTTATTCTATTCTTGCAGATATGGTGTCGCATTTGCAGAAAGAAGATGCTCCAACACAGCAGATTAGGGAAATTCCCGTTTGCTACGGTGGTACACTTGGACCTGACTTGCAATATGTAGCAGATTATCATCAGTTATCTGTGGACGAAGTAATTAGTATTCATTCTAGTGTAGAATATTTAGTTTATATGATTGGCTTTGCTCCGGGCTTTCCATACTTGGGCGGTCTTTCAAAAAAAATCGCCACTCCCCGGCGCTCTTCTCCCCGTGTGTCCATTCCTGCCGGTTCAGTCGGTATAGCTGGAAGCCAAACAGGCGTGTATCCGCTTGAAACCCCCGGGGGCTGGCAGCTAATCGGCCGGACTTTCCTTCCGCTTTTCACGCCGAATAGCGAACCGCCTACCTTTCTTCAAGCAGGAGATATAGTAAAGTTCATCCCTATTTCTGAGAAGGAATACATGTTAAGGAGGCGATTTTATGAGCTTGAAAGTGATTAA
- a CDS encoding methyl-accepting chemotaxis protein — protein MSKLRMLSTKLFIILLAVSIIPLLLLSAILLYHSTQTFSTLIQQSQQSMEQSVVRSLELTSTELLDLTKRYSEDKELISAFQTNNREILSAKVLPVFERLEKEHHISVLEFGNKDGTVFLRGHSPEKYGDDKSGLPAVQNALNGKEVSGFEFGSSGLAVRAFAPLKVDNKIVGTIQMGIDGSFLKQLTETAQGVELNLYNSSGEIVVSSVKDNIGGQFDEPKIMNKVLSGKKASAKEGESLQTYIPIFDPTKTEVIGMMEMSQNISVIAQADQRMIFLTLIIGGITLLCLITVAFLFSRSISKPIKQAAYFMDEFARGRLDVTFEGKKRKDEIGLLMRSIVAMQNNFKEMVSRISDTTHIVTNQSSILQNISNEVSEGSSQIAATMQELSSGAETQVHSSTGLAEKMEKFSKSIQAAYHNGEEMTETTEQVLALTGEGKSLMDASVQDMHTIREIVKESVLKVKDLDGQAKHVSVMVKVIQDIAEQTNLLALNAAIEAARAGEDGKGFSVVASEVRKLSEQVTDSISGITHTVDGIQQGSKEVVESLQASFEKVEAGAGQVQMTGMTFEDITEAISALVQKISTISSNLKQIHGETADIQLIIENGAAISEESAAGIEETSAAAQQVNSSMEHVKSQADTLATIAGELNGLVRQFTL, from the coding sequence TTGTCTAAGCTGAGGATGTTAAGCACTAAGTTATTTATTATTTTATTGGCAGTTTCTATTATTCCATTATTGCTTTTAAGTGCTATTTTACTTTATCATTCGACTCAAACTTTTTCGACGCTTATTCAACAAAGCCAGCAGTCGATGGAACAGTCGGTAGTGCGTAGCCTGGAGCTTACTTCGACTGAACTGTTGGATCTGACAAAGAGATACAGCGAGGATAAAGAGCTAATCAGTGCTTTTCAGACGAATAACCGCGAAATCCTCTCGGCAAAAGTGTTGCCGGTCTTTGAGCGCCTGGAAAAAGAACATCACATTAGTGTACTTGAATTTGGAAACAAGGATGGCACCGTCTTTTTAAGAGGCCATAGTCCCGAAAAATATGGAGATGATAAAAGTGGTCTTCCCGCTGTCCAGAATGCCTTAAATGGGAAAGAAGTATCGGGATTTGAATTTGGCAGCAGCGGCCTGGCCGTTCGAGCATTCGCCCCTCTTAAAGTAGATAATAAGATTGTAGGAACAATTCAGATGGGGATTGATGGGAGCTTTTTGAAGCAATTAACAGAGACGGCTCAAGGTGTTGAGCTTAATTTATATAATTCGTCTGGTGAAATTGTTGTTTCATCTGTCAAAGATAACATTGGCGGGCAATTTGATGAACCAAAAATTATGAATAAAGTGCTCTCGGGAAAGAAAGCTTCCGCAAAGGAAGGAGAGTCCTTGCAAACGTACATACCGATATTTGATCCTACAAAAACGGAAGTCATTGGTATGATGGAGATGTCTCAGAATATATCTGTCATCGCTCAAGCGGATCAACGAATGATTTTTCTAACGTTAATTATTGGTGGAATTACATTGTTATGTTTAATCACGGTTGCGTTTCTTTTCAGTCGTTCTATTTCCAAGCCTATTAAACAGGCTGCTTATTTTATGGATGAATTTGCTCGAGGCAGGCTAGATGTAACATTTGAAGGGAAAAAGAGAAAAGATGAAATTGGGCTATTAATGCGCTCTATTGTTGCCATGCAAAATAATTTTAAAGAGATGGTGTCACGCATTTCTGATACTACGCACATCGTTACAAATCAGAGCAGCATTTTGCAGAACATTTCTAATGAGGTTAGTGAAGGAAGCAGCCAAATTGCAGCTACTATGCAAGAGCTATCCAGCGGAGCAGAAACACAGGTGCATTCATCTACAGGGCTTGCCGAAAAGATGGAGAAGTTTTCAAAAAGCATCCAGGCTGCTTACCATAATGGAGAAGAAATGACTGAGACAACTGAGCAGGTGCTAGCTTTAACAGGTGAAGGAAAGTCATTAATGGATGCTTCTGTGCAGGATATGCATACAATCCGCGAGATTGTTAAAGAATCGGTGCTTAAAGTGAAAGACTTAGACGGACAGGCGAAGCATGTTTCGGTAATGGTAAAAGTTATTCAGGATATTGCAGAACAGACCAATCTCCTGGCACTCAATGCAGCAATTGAAGCGGCAAGAGCGGGAGAAGATGGAAAGGGCTTTTCTGTAGTCGCTAGTGAAGTCCGCAAGCTTTCAGAACAAGTTACGGATTCTATTAGCGGTATTACGCATACGGTTGATGGAATCCAGCAAGGCTCCAAAGAAGTTGTGGAATCCTTGCAAGCGAGCTTTGAAAAGGTAGAGGCGGGAGCAGGCCAAGTCCAAATGACGGGTATGACATTTGAGGATATAACAGAAGCCATTTCAGCTCTCGTGCAAAAAATCAGCACTATTTCATCCAATTTAAAGCAAATACATGGAGAAACAGCTGATATTCAATTGATCATTGAGAATGGCGCCGCTATATCTGAGGAGTCGGCTGCCGGCATTGAGGAAACATCGGCTGCAGCTCAACAGGTCAATAGCTCAATGGAACATGTAAAGAGCCAGGCGGACACATTAGCCACTATCGCCGGTGAATTGAATGGTTTGGTAAGACAGTTTACATTGTAA
- a CDS encoding cell wall hydrolase, which produces MAVVKHRSSDVDLLARLLRAEAEGEGEQGMLMVGNVGINRIRANCSDFKGLRTIPQMVYQPHAFEAVQKGYFYQRPRESERRLARRAIAGERIWPSKYALWYFRPEGDCPPTWYDQPLVARFKLHCFYQPTGEECENVYRLF; this is translated from the coding sequence ATGGCAGTCGTAAAACATAGATCATCGGATGTTGATTTGCTAGCGAGGCTTCTGCGGGCGGAAGCGGAAGGAGAGGGTGAACAGGGAATGCTGATGGTTGGAAACGTTGGAATCAACAGAATCAGGGCGAACTGTTCTGATTTTAAAGGATTGCGCACGATTCCACAAATGGTGTACCAACCACATGCATTTGAAGCGGTACAAAAAGGATATTTTTACCAAAGGCCACGAGAAAGTGAGCGAAGGTTAGCACGACGGGCTATAGCTGGAGAAAGAATCTGGCCTTCTAAATATGCTTTATGGTATTTCAGGCCGGAAGGAGATTGCCCGCCAACGTGGTATGATCAACCGCTAGTTGCCCGTTTCAAGCTTCATTGTTTCTACCAACCAACGGGTGAAGAATGTGAAAACGTTTATCGGCTGTTTTAA